In one Brassica oleracea var. oleracea cultivar TO1000 chromosome C9, BOL, whole genome shotgun sequence genomic region, the following are encoded:
- the LOC106318159 gene encoding probable alpha,alpha-trehalose-phosphate synthase [UDP-forming] 11, translated as MLPESWKDQLSLVSADDYQIMGNRIPNAVTKLPGLETGDGDGGNGGAWVTKPRRIVVSNQLPLRAHRDISSNKWCFEFDNDSLYLQLKDGFPPETEVVYVGSLNADVSPSEQEDVSQYLLEKFQCVPTFLPGDLLNKYYHGFCKHYLWPIFHYLLPMTQAQGSLFDRSHWKAYTKVNKIFADKISEVLNPDEDYVWIHDYHLMILPTFLRKRFHRIKLGFFLHSPFPSSEIYRTLPVRDEILKGFLNCDLIGFHTFDYARHFLSCCSRMLGLDYESKRGYIGLEYFGRTVSIKILPVGIHMGQIEEIKVAEETAEKVKGLRERFKEKIVILGVDDLDMFKGISLKLWAMGQLLEQNKELRGKVVLVQITNPARSSGKDVQDVETQIHLIADEVNNKFGRPGSGYKPIVFVNGPVSTLDKVAYYAISECVVVNAVRDGMNLVPYKYTVTRQGSPVLDEALGFGAGDVRKSVIIVSEFIGCSPSLSGAIRVNPWNIDAVTDAMSSAVTMSDKEKNLRHQKHHKYISSHDVAYWSRSYDQDLQRACKDHYNKRFWGVGLGLGFRVVALDPNFRKLGVETIVPAYKKTSSRLILLDYDGTMMDQDSLDKKPSDDLISLLNRLCGDPNNLVFIVSGRGKDPLSKWFGSCANLGISAEHGYFTRWNSDSPWETTVLPTDLGWKKIAEPVMSHYTEATDGSFIEEKESAMVWHHQEADPSFGSWQAKELLDHLESVLTNEPVVVKRGQHIVEVKPQGVSKGKVVEHLIATMRNSKGKRPDFLLCIGDDRSDEDMFDSIVKHQDVSPIAFAEVFACTVGQKPSKAKYYLDDTPMVINMLEWLASASDKSKDGEQQSKFTFQQGHCRNEIIDL; from the exons ATGTTACCGGAATCTTGGAAAGACCAGCTGAGCCTGGTCTCGGCCGATGATTACCAGATCATGGGCAACCGGATCCCCAATGCCGTCACGAAGCTTCCGGGTCTCGAGACCGGCGACGGAGACGGCGGAAACGGCGGCGCGTGGGTCACAAAACCGAGACGCATCGTGGTGTCGAACCAGCTCCCGCTCCGCGCCCACAGAGACATTTCGTCGAACAAGTGGTGCTTCGAGTTCGACAATGACAGTCTCTACTTGCAGCTCAAAGACGGGTTCCCTCCCGAGACGGAAGTCGTCTATGTCGGGTCTCTAAACGCCGACGTTTCGCCCTCGGAACAAGAAGACGTCTCTCAGTACCTTCTCGAGAAGTTCCAGTGCGTTCCTACCTTCTTGCCCGGTGACTTGCTCAACAAGTATTACCACGGCTTCTGCAAACACTACCTCTGGCCCATCTTTCACTACCTCCTCCCCATGACCCAGGCCCAAGGATCCCTCTTCGATCGATCCCACTGGAAGGCGTACACGAAGGTTAACAAGATCTTCGCTGACAAGATCTCCGAAGTGCTCAACCCTGATGAGGATTACGTCTGGATTCACGATTACCACCTCATGATCTTGCCTACTTTCTTGAGGAAGAGGTTTCATCGGATAAAGCTTGGATTTTTCCTCCATAGTCCCTTCCCTTCGTCGGAGATTTACCGTACCCTTCCCGTGAGGGACGAGATCCTCAAAGGGTTCCTCAACTGCGACTTGATAGGGTTCCACACGTTCGATTACGCTAGGCATTTCCTGTCTTGCTGCAGTAGGATGCTAGGTCTTGACTACGAGTCGAAAAGAGGCTACATTGGTCTCGAGTACTTTGGGAGGACGGTGAGCATCAAGATTCTGCCGGTTGGGATCCACATGGGGCAGATTGAGGAGATTAAGGTAGCGGAGGAGACTGCGGAGAAGGTGAAGGGGCTGAGAGAGAGGTTCAAGGAGAAGATTGTGATTCTCGGTGTGGATGATTTGGATATGTTCAAAGGTATTAGCTTGAAGCTCTGGGCGATGGGTCAGCTTCTTGAGCAGAACAAGGAGCTTCGTGGGAAAGTGGTTCTCGTGCAGATTACTAACCCTGCGAGGAGTTCAGGTAAGGATGTTCAAGACGTGGAGACGCAGATACACTTGATTGCTGATGAGGTGAATAACAAGTTTGGGAGACCTGGTTCTGGTTATAAGCCTATTGTGTTTGTGAACGGACCTGTGAGTACTCTGGATAAAGTAGCTTACTACGCTATCTCCGAGTGCGTTGTGGTGAATGCTGTGAGGGATGGGATGAATCTGGTGCCTTACAAGTACACGGTGACTAGGCAAGGGAGCCCTGTTTTGGACGAAGCGTTGGGTTTTGGGGCTGGTGATGTTAGGAAGAGTGTCATTATCGTTTCTGAGTTCATAGGCTGCTCTCCGTCTCTGAGTGGGGCGATACGTGTGAATCCGTGGAACATCGATGCGGTCACCGATGCGATGAGCTCTGCCGTTACAATGTCGGACAAAGAGAAGAACTTGCGCCACCAGAAGCACCACAAGTACATAAGCTCTCACGACGTGGCCTACTGGTCGCGTAGCTACGACCAAGATCTTCAGAGGGCGTGCAAGGATCATTACAACAAGAGGTTCTGGGGAGTTGGACTGGGTCTTGGGTTCAGGGTTGTTGCGTTGGACCCGAACTTCAGGAAGCTAGGTGTTGAAACCATAGTCCCTGCGTATAAGAAGACAAGCAGCAGGTTGATTCTGTTGGATTATGATGGGACGATGATGGATCAGGATAGTTTGGATAAAAAGCCGAGCGATGATCTCATCTCGCTTCTCAACCGTTTGTGTGGCGACCCAAACAACCTAGTCTTTATCGTCAGTGGTCGAGGTAAGGACCCTCTTAGCAAATGGTTTGGTTCTTGCGCGAATCTCGGTATCTCAGCTGAGCATGGTTATTTCACTAG ATGGAACAGTGATTCCCCATGGGAGACGACTGTACTACCCACCGATTTAGGCTGGAAGAAGATCGCTGAACCAGTGATGAGCCACTACACAGAAGCGACCGATGGATCATTCATAGAGGAGAAAGAGAGTGCAATGGTGTGGCACCACCAAGAAGCTGACCCTTCATTCGGTTCTTGGCAAGCTAAGGAGCTTCTCGATCATCTAGAGAGCGTGCTCACCAACGAGCCTGTTGTTGTCAAGAGAGGTCAGCACATCGTAGAAGTTAAACCTCAG GGAGTAAGCAAAGGAAAGGTGGTGGAGCATTTGATAGCGACAATGAGGAACAGCAAAGGGAAGAGACCGGACTTTCTGCTGTGCATTGGCGATGACAGGTCCGATGAAGACATGTTTGACAGCATAGTGAAGCACCAGGATGTTTCCCCAATCGCATTTGCAGAGGTGTTTGCGTGCACGGTGGGTCAGAAACCGAGCAAGGCCAAGTACTATCTGGATGATACACCAATGGTTATCAATATGCTTGAATGGTTGGCCTCAGCTTCAGATAAATCAAAGGACGGTGAGCAACAGAGCAAGTTCACTTTTCAGCAGGGGCATTGTCGAAACGAAATCATAGATCTTTGA